GATGATCAACCTCGGCGCCTTCCTGGCGCCGCTGGTGGTGAGCTGGCTCAAGGGGTTCTCGTGGCGGTACGTGTTCACCGCCTCGGCGGCCTACTGCGCGGCGATGCTGCTGCCCGCCCTGTTCGTCTACACCGAGCCGCCGAAGCCGGAGAGCCGCAAGACCTTGAAGGAGGTGCTCGGCGGCGCCGCCGAGGTGCTGGGCGATGCCCGCTTCATGCTCATGATCGTGGTCTACTCCGGGTTCTGGATCCTCTACTTCCAGAACTTCGGGTCGGTGCTGTGGTACCTGCGCGACTTCGTCGACCGCGAGCCGGTGAGCGCCGCGGTGACCGGGTTGCTCGCCGCGATCGGGCTCGACGTCCGCTTCACCTTTGACGCCGAGCACGTCACCGTCATCAACGCCGGCACCATCATCCTGCTCCAGGTGCTGGTGAGCCGCCTGGTCGCCAACCGCAAGGCGCTGCCGACCATGGTGACCGGCATGGCGATGGGAGCCGTGGGCTTCGTTCTGCTCGCGAGCTCCTTCAACCCGTGGGTGTTCATCCTCGGCATCGCGGTGTTCTCGATCGGCGAGATGACCGCCCACCCCAAGTACTACAGCTTCGTCGGGCTGGTGGCGCCCGCCGACCGCAAGGCGGTCTACATGGGCTACGCCTTCCTCTACGGCGTGTTCGGCTCGTTGCTCGGCTCGAACCTCGGCGCCTTCCTCTACGAGCGGATGCTGGCCCCGGTGGTCGGGACCGAGGCGGCGGCCGGCCGCACCACCCTGTTCTGGACCTTGTTCGCCGTGCTCGACGTGATCGCAGTGGTGGGGCTGATCCTGTTTGCGCGGGCCTTCGGCGAGGACACCCCCGACACCCGGCGACGGGCGCGCAGCGCCATGTTCGGCGTCTACGGGCTGATCCTGCTGCTCGGCCTCGCATTCGCAGTCTTCGCCTTCACCTCGGACCCGATCCAGGTCCGCACTGCGGTGCAGTCCCTGATCTTCCTCGCCCTGGGCGGCGGCGGGCTCGCGGTGAACGCCCGCGGCGGTCGCAGCGCGAGCTGAGAGAGCGGGTCACGCGTGCTCACCCGAGCTCGGAACGATGGCGCCCAGCGGGGAGAGCGGCGCCGCCGGGAATGGCCGGTCGCCGAGGGCTGGTTGAGTGAGCGATGAGAAGTCGTCGCGATCGCCCCGCGTGGTCCGATCCCGACGTCGACCTCCCACCCGCCCCGGGTGGCCCATCGAGGACGTGAATGGTCGAGCCGCAGCAAACAGCGCACGACGCCCGCCCGGCGCCCCGCCGCCTCGCGCTCCTCGCGCTGGCGGTGGTGATGGCCGGGCTTGTCGCTGCAGCTCCGTACTGGGGCGCGAGCGCCGCGCACGCGGAGGAAACCGAGGCGACGCCCTGCCCCGACCCGGGGGATGACGGCTCGCCTTGCGGTCCGAGCTGCCCGTGCGCCTGCTGCCCCGGGCATGCGCCGACTCCGGCGGTGGTGGTCGCGCAGTGCTCGGTCGCCGCCCCGTCGCCGAGCACGCTCGAGACCACTCCCCACAGGGCCCTGCAGTCGACGGACCTTCGTCTCCGCATCTTCCACCCTCCTCGCACCTGACCTCGAATCGACAGCTGGGTTCGGTCCGCTCGCGGCGCGCGAGCTGCCCGAGTTGGCGTTTCTGACGCCCATACATGGGCGTCGTGGGAAGGCAGGTGTTCGACGATGTGGTGCCCTCGTACGCGCGCCCCTCGCTGGCGGCGCACTCAGATCGCTTTGGTCGCCCTGCTGGTGGCCGGTTCGGTGGCGGCTCGCTCGGTGCCGGCGGAGACCGAGACTTCGGCTTCAGGGAAGGGACTGCCGGCCGGCCAGGTGATCAGGGTGAGCTGGCCGGAGCTGGTCCGCCTAGTCGACCAGCACCCGCTGGTCGCCGCCGGCGCCTTCGGCATCGACGCCGCCCGCGGAGCGGTCACCGCCGCCGGCGCCGCCCCCAACCCCTCGCTCGCGGCAACCGCCGGCCGGGGAGAGGCGGTGGTCGGGGACGAGTCCGACGACGAGTGGGCGCTGGAGCTGGAGCTTCCGCTCGGCTGGCTCGCCCTGCGCGGCTCGCGGGTGGCGGCCGCCGAGGCCGATCTCGAGGCCACCGAGGCCGAGAGCGAGCTGCTGCGGCGGGAGGTCCTGCTCGAGCTCAGGACCCTGTTCTGGAGCCTGGTCTCCGAGCAGGAGCGGGTCGCCGCGCTCGAGGCGCTCGAGCAGCAGACCGCGGCGCTGGTGGCCACGGTCCGGAAGCGGGTCGAGGTCGGCGAGGTCCGGCCGGTGGACGGCCCGCGGTCGGAGATCGAGCTCGAGAAGGTCGCCGCCGAGCTCGCGGCGGCGCACGTCGCGCTCGGGGCGCGCCAGGCGCAGCTCGCGCTGTGGCTGGCTCCCCCGGCGGAGGGCACCATCGTGGCGGTGGGAGATCTCGGCGCGCTGCCGCATGCGATCGACCTCGACGCCGCGCGAGCGAGGCTGCGCGCCTCTCACCCGGCGCCGGCGGCCGCCCAGGCGCGTATCCGCTCGCTCGAGGCCACGCTCGCGACCGAGAAGCGGGCGCGGATCCCGGACTTCTCGCTGGCCGCGTTCCAGTCCCACGAGCTCGACCGGGACGCATACGGTATCGGCCTCACCGTGGGTCTGCCGCTCCTGAGCTGGAACGGCGGCCGGATTGCGCAGGCCGAGGCCGAGCTCGAGGCCGGCCGGCTCGAGGCCGAGGCCGTGAGCCGGGAGCTCGAATCCAGGGTCATCGAGGCCGAAGCGGCGTGCCGCGCCGCGGTCGAGACCGCGGCCCGCTTCGGCAGCGCCGTGGTCCCGCGCTCCGAGGCCGCGGCCGCGACCATGGAGCGGACCTACGAGCTCGGCGAGGCCAGCCTGCTCGAGCTGATCGACGCCCGCCGCACCCTGCTCGACACGCGCCGGCTGCACCTCGGCGCGCTCGCCGCGGCCCAGATCGAGTGCAGTCGTCTCGGCAGCCTGGTCGGAGAGGAGATCCCATGAGCAGCCACAGCATCCTTCGCGCCCTCGCGGTCCTGGCCCTGACCCTCGCCTGGGCGGCATGCGGCAGGGGCGAGTCGCAGGCGCCCGGGGCCGCAGCCCAGGCGCCGCCGGTCGAGCAGGCACTCGCCGGGCGCGGCGCCGCCGCAGGCGTCGAGCACGAGGCCGAACCCGAGGAGCCCTCTGACCTCGACCGGCCGGTCGACGAGCTGTTCCGCGCGGCCTGCGAGCACGGACGGCAGACCTTCGCCTGCGACGAGTGCCGCTGGGAGGTCGGGGTCGTCCGGGTGCCGGCGAGCCTGGTCGACGGCGGGCTCGTCGAGACCGCCGGGGTGGGACGCCGGGCGATCGCGGTCCCCCTGACCCTGACCGGCGAGGTCCGCTTCGACGAGCGCCGGGTCGCTCACTGCAGCTCCCAGGTCGAGGGGATCATCCGCGCGGTGCACGTCGCGCCCGGCGACATGGTCCGGCGCGGGCAGCCCCTGCTCGAGATCGAGTCGGTGGTGGTCGGCGAGGCGCAGGCAGCCTACCTCGAGGCCCGCGGCCTGCTCGACATCGCGCGCCGCAACTTCGAGCGGGTGTCGGCGCTCAAGCAGGAGGCCATCGCCTCGGAGAAGGAGTACCTGCAGGCGAGACAGGAGCTGGAGGCGGCCGAGATCCGGTCGGAGGGCGCGCTGGGCACGCTTTCGCGGCTCGGCGCGGGCGCCGGCGAGGCGGGCCCCAACGCTGGCGGCAACGCCCGCGGCCGTTTCGTGCTGCGCGCCCCGGCGTCGGGCACCGTGCTCACGATGCACGCGGTCCCGGGCGAGGTGGCCAGGACCGAGGAGTCGCTGGTGACGGTCGGCGACAGCTCGACGGTCTGGGTGTGGGCCGACCTCTACGAGCGCGACATCGCCGCGGTCAGCCGGGCGCACGCGGCGCAGCCGCTCGCCGCCGCCGTCGCCGTGAAGGCGTACCCCGGCGAGCAGTTCCCGGGCGTCGTCGACCTGATCAGCCCGGCGATGGACGAGTCCTCGCGAACGGTGAAGGTGCGGGTCGCGGTCGCGAACCCCGATCGCCGGCTGCTGGCCGGGATGTTCGCCTCGGTCGAGGTTTTCCTGCCGGGCTCGCAGGAGGTGCTCGCCGTCCCGCGGGAGGCGCTGCTCGAGGACGAGGGGCGGTCGTTCGTCTTCGTCCACCATCACGACGACTACTTCGTGCGCCGCCCGGTCGAGGCGGGACGCACCTGGGACCGGTGGATCGAGGTGACTTCGGGGCTCGAGGCGGGCCAGACCGTGGTCGCCGAGGGCGCCTTTCTCCTGAAGTCGGACGTGCTGCGCTCGAAGATGGGCGCCGGGTGCGCGGACTGAAAGGGGAGGACGCCATGAAGCTCGCGACCTTCCTGCTCGGCAACCGCTTTCTCGTGCTGCTCGCCTCGGCGATGCTGATCGCGGGCGGCGTCGTCGCGTGGCTGCACCTGCCGATCGACGCCTTCCCCGATGTGACCAACACCCAGGTCATGATCCTCTCGACCGCGCCCGGCCTCGCCGCCGTCGACGTCGAGCAGCGGGTGAGCTACCCGATCGAGCAGGTGATGCGCGGCCTGCCCCGGGTGACGGAGGTGCGCTCACTGTCGAGGGCCGGCCTGTCCCAGGTCGTCATCGTCTTCGAGGACGGCGCCGACACCTACTGGACGCGGCAGGTGGTGTTCGAGCGCCTCGCCATGGCCCGGGAGCAGCTCCCGCCCGGCGTCGAGCCCGAGCTCGGCCCGATCTCGACCGGCCTCGGGGAGATCTTCCAGTACACCCTGGAAGGGGACGGCGCGAGCGCGATGGAGCTGCGGACCATCCAGGACTGGCTCGTCGCCCCGCTGCTCGAGCCGATCCCGGGGGTCAACGAGGTCAACAGCTTCGGCGGCGAGGTCAAGCAGTACCAGGTGCTGGTGTCACCGGAGAAGCTCGTCAAGTACGGCCTCAACGTCAACGACGTCGTCGAGGCGGTCGAGCAGGGCAACGCCAACGCCGGGGGTGGCGTGGTGGTGCGCGGATGGGAGCAGCTCTACCTGCGCGGCGTCGGCCTGCTCGAGGACATCCCGGACATCGAGCGCATCGTGCTCCGGGCCGAGGACGGCGCGCCGATCTACCTGCGCGACGTCGCCGAGGTCGTCATCGGCGCCGAGCCGCGCCAGGGCGCGGTGAGCCGCGACGGCAGCGGCGAGGTCGTGGCCGGCATGATCATCATGCTCAAGGGCGAAAACTCGAAGGAGGTGGTCAGCCGGGTCAAGGAGGCGATCGAGAGGATCCGCTCGATCCTCCCGGAGGGGGTCCGGATCAACGTCTTCTACGACCGCACCTCGCTGATCGAGGCCTGCATCTCAACCGTGGTCAACGCCCTGCTCGAGGGCGGGATCTTCGTCATCCTGGTGCTGTTCCTGTTCGTCGCCGAGCTGCGGACCTCGCTGATCGTGGTCTTCTCGCTGCCGTTCACCTTCCTGGTCAGCTTCATCGTCATGGGCGCGACGGGGTTGACGTCGAACCTGATGAGCGTCGGCGGCCTCGCGTTCTCGGTCGGCATGGTGGTCGACGCGTCGATCGTGGTGGTCGAGAACATCCGGCGCCACCTCGCGCAGCGGCCCGCGGGCGAGCACCGGCGCCGCATCGTGGCCGACGCCCTGGCCGAGGTGGCGAGGCCGGTCGGCTTCTCGGTGGTCATCATCGCCATCATCCTGGTGCCGCTGTTCACGCTGCAGGGGATCGAGGGCAAGATGTTCGCGCCGCTCGCCGCGACCATGCTGATCGCGCTCCTGGTCTCGCTGGTCGTGGCGCTGACCGTCGTGCCGGTGCTGTCGGAGATGTTCCTGAAGGAGGGCCCCGAGAAGGAGTTCTCCTTCATCCGGCGCTTCCACCGCGGCTACCTGCGGCTCCTCGACCGCGCCGTCCGCCGGCCGGGCGTGACCCTCGGCCTCTCGGGCGCCGTGCTGGTGGCGTCGCTGGCGCTGCTGCCCCTGGTCGGCACCGAGTTCATGCCGCCGCTCGACGAGGGCTCGATCGCGATCAACGTCGTACGCCTGCCCAACGCCTCCCTCGACGGCTCGGTGAAGGTCGCGACGTTCATCGAGGAGCGCCTGCGCGCGTTCCCGGAGGTCGGGACCGTGGTCAGCAAGACCGGCCGCGCCGAGATCTCCGAGGACCCGATGGGCCCCGAGCAGACCGACGTCTTCATCATGCTCAAGCCGCGCAAGGAGTGGGAAACCGGCCGGACCAAGGCCGAGCTGGTGGCCGCCATCGAGAACGACCTCTCCGAGATCCCCGGCCTGCGCTACTCGTTCTCGCAGCCGATCGCGCTGCGCGTCAACGAGCTCATCTCGGGGGTGAAGAGCGACCTCGCGATCAAGGCCTTCGGCCCGGACCTCGAGGTGCTGAAGGAGTTCGCGGACTCCGCCGCTGCCGCCATGATGGGCGTCGCCGGGGCGCAGGACGTCAGGGTCGAGCAGGTGTCCGGCATGGCGCAGCTCGACGTGGTCGTCGACCGCGAGGCGCTGGCCCGCCACGGCATCAGGATCGCCGACGTCAATGCCACCATCGAGACCGCCGTCGCCGGCACGCGGGCGACGACGCTGATCGAGGAGCAGCGGCGCTTTGCCGTGGTCGTGCGCTTCCCGGAGCCGGCCCGCAGTGACATCCCGGCGATCGAGAGGCTGCTCGTCCCGGCGCCGGGGGGCGAGCGGGTGCCGCTCGCCCAGCTCGCGGACTTCCGGGTCGTCGAGGCGCCCGCGCAGGTCAGCCGCGAGAACGGCATGCGGCGCGTCGTGGCCGAGGCCAACGTGCGCGGCCGCGACCTCGGCGGCTTCGTCCGCGAGGTCCAGCAGCGGGTTGTACCGCTCGTGGAGGGGCTGCCGCCCGGCTACTTCGTCGAGTACGGCGGGCAGTTCGAGAACCAGCAGCGCGCCATGCGCCAGCTCGCGGTCGTGGTGCCGGTGGCGCTCGTGCTGATCGTGGTGCTCCTCTACCTCGCTCTCGGCTCGATCTGGAGCTCGCTGCTGGTCGTGCTCAACCTGCCGTTCGCCCTGGTCGGCGGTGTCATCGCGGTGGTCGCCTTCCGGATGCCGGTCTCGGTCTCGGCGGCGGTCGCCTTCATCGTGCTGCTCGGCATCGCGGTGCAGAACGGGGTCGTGCTGGTGGCCTTCTTCCGGCAGCTCGGCGAGCGCGGGGAGTCGGTGGCCGACACTGTCCGGAAGGGCTGCGACCTGCGCTTCCGGCCGCTGCTGATGACGGCGCTGACGAGCTTCATCGGGCACCTGCCGATGCTCTACGCGACCGGCTCCGGGGCGGACATCCAGAAGCCGCTGGCGGTCGTTGTGATGGGCGGGCTCGTCACCAGCACCCTGCTCACGCTGATCGTGCTGCCGACGATCTACGCCGTGCTCGCAACGCGCTTCGCCCCCGCCACGGCGGCGGTCGAGCGATAGGACGACGGCGCCGGGGCCGAGCCGTGGACAGGCGCGCGCCTGATGTCGGTTGGGGGGGCTGCGTCGGCTGGTGGCAGCCGTGGCCCCGGTCGGACCGCCGGAGCTGCGCGGGCGCGCGATGCTCTGGCCGGCCATGCCGCTCGCACTGCCGCTGCCGTGGGGCGGCTTCTTCGGGCTGAGCGCCCGCTGGCCGGCTGCAGCGCCCGCCCGCGGTGATCACAGCAGGCGCGCGATGCCTGTCAGGTAGCTCGCGGCGACGGACAGGATCACCGCCACCAGGATCCACTTGATGACGCGGGCCGGGAGGTGCTTCTGCAGCCGTGCTCCGCAGTACATGCCGGCGGCGCCGCCGAGCCCGAACAGCAGGCCGAGCGGCCAGTCCGGCGCCACCGTGAGGCCGGGGTAGAGCGGGGCCATGGCCTGGTAGAACGAGACGCCCGCCACCGAGGTGATGAAGGTCCCCGCCAGGGCGGCGCCGGCGACCGTGTAGACCGGCAGCCCGAAGAAGGCGACGAGGAACGGGGCGATGATGGCGCCGCCGCCGATGCCGTAGATGCCGCCGACGATGCCGATCACGAAGGCGAGCGCGAAGATCCCCGGCGTGGCGATGTCGAAGACCTCACCGTGGAACTGGTAGGTGATCTTCGTCAGGCTGAAGCGGCTGACGGCGACCGCTCCCGGTGCCTGCTCGCCGTCGGCCTCGGGTTGCTCCCGGTTGCGGCGCACCGTCTGCTGGAAGCGCTGCTCGGCCGCCTGCGCGCTCGCGTGTCGGCTGCCGCCGTGGATCAGGTCGCGGGCGAAGCGGGCGCCGATGTAGAGCAGCACGGCGCCGGCGAAGACCTTGAAGGCCGCCGGGTCAGGGAGCCAGCGCACCCGGATCAGCGCGCCGATCAGCACCCCGGGCAGGGTGCCGGCGACCACCACCCAGGTCAATGGCCACACCATCCGTCCCTCGCGGACGTAGCGGGCGACGCCCGATGGGATCGCGACGATGTTGAAGAGCTGGTTGGTCGCGCTCACAGCCGGGCTGGTGAAGCCCAGCACGCTGACCTGGAACGGCAGCAGGAGGATGGCGCCCGACACGCCGCCGGCCGACGTGAACGACGAGATCGCGAACGCCACCAGCGGTGGGACGAACGGTGAAACCTCGACGCCGGAGATCGGGAAGTGCATGGCACGCGACCCTGCCGGCTCATAGGGTACGCTGTCGGCCGGAATGACGATCGTTTTTTGAGGTCGTTTGAAGGAGCGCGTCATGACGCCGACCCATCCACCTGTCGCCGCCGGCGACCGCGAGCGCGCGATCCGCGCCATCAAGATCCTGCTCTTCAGCGCCTCCGTCGTGCCGTCGGTGGTCGGCGGCGCGATCGCCCACGCGGCCGGCTCCTTCGCCTGGACGCCGTTCCTGCTGGCGGCGGCCGGCCTCTTGATCGGCCAGGCCGGCGGCGACTACCTCTACTACTACCTCACACACTTCCACACCGACGCCCGTGACGCGCACACCAAGATCTTCGCCGGCTGGCGGCCGCTGTTCACCGGGACGCTGTTCGCGCCGGAGAAGACGGTGTGGGCCGGCGCCGCCTGCCTGCTGATCGACCTCGCCGTCGCGATCTACTTCTTCGAGCTGCGCGGCGCCGCGATCCTGTGGTTCGCGCTCGCCGGCGGTCTCATCGCCGTCTTCTTCACGCCGCTGATGCTGCGCGGGCTCAAGGAGCCGGTGATCTTCGTGACCTTCGGCCCGCTCTGCGTCACCGGGGTCGTGTTCGCTTTGACCGGGACCATCAGCGAAGGTGCGATCGTGGCGTCGGTGCCGGTGGGGTTGTTCGTGACGGTCGTGGCCTACCTCAAGAGCGCCCGCTTCGACGTCGTCGACAGCGGTGGCGAGCAGGTCGTCCTCAAGCTGTCGCGAACCGTCATCCTCGCGCTGCTGGCGCTCGGCTACGCGAGCCTCGCGGCCGGAGTCGCGCTGGGCCGGCTGCCGGCCTGGTCGCTGACCGGGTTGCTGTCACTGCCGCTGGCGTGGAGCGTGGCGTCGATCGTGCGGCAGTCGAGCAGCAGGGTGTCGGAGTACCTGTGGGCGACGGTGCGCTCGATCGTCATCCTGGTGATCGTCGGGGCCGGCCTGGCCGTGGGGTTCATGGTGTCATGAAGGAAGCCCTGATCGTCTGGTTCAAGGCGGCCCGCGCGCCGTTCCTCGTCGTCAGCCTCATCCCCGCGGTCCTCGGCGGGCTCATCGCCTGGTACCGCGGGAACTTCGACGGCCTGCTTTTCGGCGTGGTGACGCTCGGCGTCGTCATGGCCCACTCGGCGGCCGACTTCATCGACGACTACTTCGACTTCAGGAAGGGCAACCTCGGCAACAAGGAGAAGCAGTTCCACGACAGCCCGCTCATCGACGGCAGGGTGACGCCCGGTCAGGTGATGCTCGCCGCGGTGCTCTGTCTGGCGGTTGCCGCCGCCGCCGGCGTCTACGCCGTGCTCGCCGCCGGCATGCCGGTGCTCTGGCTGACGGCAGCGGGCGGGTTCATCGTCTTCTTCTACACGTCGCCGCCGTTCAAGCTCAACTACCGGGGGTTGGGGGAAACCGCGCTCTTCCTCGGCTTCGGGCCGCTGATCGTGCTCGGCGTCTACCTCGTGCTGCGGCCGGTATTCCTGTGGGAGCCGGTCCTGCTCGGGTCGGTCCTCGGCATCTTCACGATGAACATCGGCCTCGTCAGCAACACCTTCGACCACGACGACGACGTCAGGTCGGGAAAGCGGACCCTGGCCCTGCGCCTCGGCCAGGCGAACGCCGTGCGCTTCCTGGCGGCGGGGTCGGTCGCCGCCCACGGCCTGCTGGTCGCCGCGGTCGCCGGCGGCCTCGCCACCCCGTGGGCTCTGCTGGCGCTGCTGGCCGCTCCGCTCGCGGTGCAGACGGTCCGCAAGACCGCTCTGTTCGCCGACACCGCCAACTACACCGCGGCAATGACCAGCGCGATCGCGCTATCGTCGGTGAGCGGGGTCCTGATGTGCATTGGCTACGGCCTCGCCATCGCCCTGCCGTAGCACCCGCCGCGGGGCGTCGGCCGGCTGGCTCGGTGCGGCGCATCCACTCAGATCAGGAAGAGGGTCGAGCGCAGGGTCTCGTAGACCCCGACGCCGATGAACACGGCGGCGGTCGCGACCCGGGCCCAGCGCTCGATGGACTGCACCCTCGCCAGCGCCGTTTCGAGCCAGCTGGCGCCGGCGGCGGCGAGGATCGCAAACGCGACGACCGGCAAGGACGTGCCGATACCGTAAAACGCGGGCAACACCAGCGACGAGCCATGGTCGACCGCGAGCGGAATCAGGCCGCCGAAGAAGAGCCCGGCCGACACCGGGCAGAACGCCAGTGCGAACACGATTCCGAGCAGGCCGGCGCCCCACAGCCCGGCACGGTCGACAATCTGCTGGAGCCGGCCGCCCAGGCCGATCCCCGGCAGGCTCAGCCTGACGACGCCGAGCAGAAGGAGGCCGAGGGCGATCAGCATCGGTCCCAGCAGGCGGTGAAACGTGCCCTGGAGGAAGCCCGAGACCGCGACCATCGACATCAGCGACCACACGGCCGCGGCGCCGAGCGCGGTGTAGGCGATGGTGCGGCCGGCGGTGTAGAGAGCTCCCGAGACCAGGATTGCCCGAGCGCTGCCGACCTGCCGCCCCACGTAGGAAACGGCCGCGATGTTGGTCGCCAGCGGACAGGGGCTGATCGAGGTCAGGATACCCAGCCAGAGGGCCGATCCGACGGCGAGCCAGAGCGGCGCCATCAGCCCTCGTTGAGGAAGGCGCGGGTGGACTCGCGCACGTACTGCGAGAAGAGCTCCTCGTCGCGCACCAGCTGCCAGACCTTGTCGAGGTTCTGCCACCGGACCACGGCGCCGTCCCGGTAGGAGACCAGCACCAGCGACCGCGTCACAAGCTTGAAGTCCTCGACGAAGTGCTCGTTGCCGGGCTGCTCGATGTTGAGCGCACGCCAGGTGAGCCGGCCCGACGCGAGCTCGTCCGCGAAGTCGGCGGTGATCGTCTCGTGCGCCTGGCGCTCGATCGCGAGGCAGGTCCGGCAGCGGAAGTCGCCGTGGAAGTAGTAGGCGACCACGCCGGTCGAGGGAGTCGGCGCGGCGGCCGCGCCGGCGCCCGCGGGGTCCTCGGCCCGCCCGCCGGGCGAGAGCGCGATGAGGGCCGCGAGAACGCCGCTGGCAACGAGCAGGGTCGGGGGCGCGTTGCGTCGTTTCATCTCCGCCTCCTAGGCCAGCATCGCCTTGACTTCGTCGAGGGAAGGGACCTTGCCCTGGACCTTGAGGACGCCGTCCACCACCAGGCCCGGCGTCAACATCAGCCCGTACTTCTGGAACTCCCGGAAGTCGCTCAGCTTCTCGAGGTGGTACTTGATGCCGAGCTCCTCCGCCGCACGGCCGGCGAGCTGGGTGAGCTTTTCGCAGCGCGGGCACCCGGGGCCGAGGACGATGATCTTCTTCTCCGTCATGGCAGACCTCCTACGCGATGAATGTTCCATAGATCATGCCGGTGATGGTGGCCATCACCACCACCAGGCCGACGTAGACCGATGTCTTCTTCCAGCCGATGACGCTGGCAATGACGATCATGCTCGGCAGGGACAGCGCGGGCCCGGCCAGCAGCAGGGCCAGTGCCGGTCCGGGGCCCATCCCGGAGCCGATCAGCCCCTGCACGATCGGCACCTCGGTGAGCGTCGCGAAGTACATGAACGCGCCGGCGACCGCCGCGAACAGCGTGGCGCCCAGGCCGTTGCCGCCGAGCGCGGCCGCCACCCAGGCGGATGGAATCACACCCTCGTGGTCGGGGCGTCCGAGCAGGAAGCCGGCGACCATCACACCGCCGAGCAGCAGGGGCAGGATCTGCTTGGCATAGCCCCAGCTCGAGGCGAACCACTCGCCGAGCTCGCCCTCAGACCGCGCCGTCACGAGCGCGAGCCCCAGCACTCCGGCGACGAACGCGAGCTCGGGGCGCTGAGGCACCGCCAAGCCGAGACCGGCGACGGGAACGGCGGTCGCCACCGCCTTCCACGGGGCGAGGCTGAACCAGCGCACCAGGATGATGCCGAGGGCGGCGGCGCCGGCGGCGGTCAGCCACCACTTGGCCCGCCAGATCGCGAACCAGAGCCCCGTGGGGTCCTCGGGCCTGGCCCAGTTCGCGAACACCAGGACCGCCACCTGGGCGGCGAAAAAGGCCGCGGTCTGAGCCAGCGGGCGCACAGCGTCAGGCTCCGGGAGCGCCATCGTTGCCTGGACGCGGTTCTCCTCGGACCGCCTGAAGATGACGGCCATCAGGGCGCCGACGACGACCGCGAACAGCACCGCGCCGATCGCGCGGGCGGCGCCGAGCTTGGCGCCGAGCACGCTCGCCGTGAGCACGATCGCGAGCACGTTGATCGCCGGGCCGGAGTAGAGGAAGGCGGTCGCCGGCCCGAGCCCGGCGCCCATCCGGTGGATTCCCGCAAACAGCGGCAGCACCGTGCAAGAGCACACCGCCAGGATGGTGCCGCTCACCGAGGCGACGCCGTAGGCGATCAGCTTCGGCGCCCGCGGGCCGAGGTACTTCATCACCGCCGCCTGCGACACGAAGGAGGCGATGGCGCCGGCGATGAAGAAGGCGGGAACGAGGCACAGCAGCACGTGCTCGCGCGCGTACCACCTGGTCAGAGCCAGCGCTTCAGTGACCGCGCCGTCGAAGCGCGGGAATCCCACCGGCAGCCAATAGAAGACGGCAAAGCCGGCGGCCATTGCCAGGAGGACCTTCCATTCGCGCTTCCAGTCCATCACGTTCGACCTCAATGTGAGTTATTGGCGACCTCGCCAAGTGAATGTCACAAGAACACCGGTCATCCGACGAGTGCTGCCTGCCCTCGCGCCTTCTCCTCGATCACCGCCTCGACGCAGCCGAAGAAGTTGAGGATGCAGGGGACCCTGAGCCTGTAGAAGACCTGCTGGCCGCGGCGGTCGTCCAGCACCAGGCCCGCTTCCTTCAGCACCGTCAGGTGTTTCGAGACCGTCGACACGTCGGCACCGACCATCTCGGCCAGCTCGCAGACACAGCGCTCGCCCCGCGACAGCTCGTCGACGATGAACAGGCGGCTCGGGTGGGCGAGGGCCTTCATGACCGTCGCCCGGGCCTCCGTGTGGGCCCTGACCGAACCCTCGAGCCGACGCCGTGTCGCCATCATTTGGCAATATAGCCAAATATCAGCTGCTGTCAAGCCGGCGGTCGTCGAACGGTGGAATCGTCATCGCGGCACCTCAGGCGGCCCGGCGCGGGTCACGCCGCGCGGAGCATCCCCGCGAGCGGTTCCGAATGCACGTCGAGGTCGAGTTTGCTGGCGGTGTCAGCCGGGCGTCGGCCGTGCGCTCGCTCCGCCTCTCCCCGACCGCCAGCTCAGGGAACAGTGGCCGACCAAGCGCTCACGTCCCCGGACTCGAAGCCGTCGGAGAACACG
The Thermoanaerobaculales bacterium genome window above contains:
- a CDS encoding CusA/CzcA family heavy metal efflux RND transporter, with the protein product MKLATFLLGNRFLVLLASAMLIAGGVVAWLHLPIDAFPDVTNTQVMILSTAPGLAAVDVEQRVSYPIEQVMRGLPRVTEVRSLSRAGLSQVVIVFEDGADTYWTRQVVFERLAMAREQLPPGVEPELGPISTGLGEIFQYTLEGDGASAMELRTIQDWLVAPLLEPIPGVNEVNSFGGEVKQYQVLVSPEKLVKYGLNVNDVVEAVEQGNANAGGGVVVRGWEQLYLRGVGLLEDIPDIERIVLRAEDGAPIYLRDVAEVVIGAEPRQGAVSRDGSGEVVAGMIIMLKGENSKEVVSRVKEAIERIRSILPEGVRINVFYDRTSLIEACISTVVNALLEGGIFVILVLFLFVAELRTSLIVVFSLPFTFLVSFIVMGATGLTSNLMSVGGLAFSVGMVVDASIVVVENIRRHLAQRPAGEHRRRIVADALAEVARPVGFSVVIIAIILVPLFTLQGIEGKMFAPLAATMLIALLVSLVVALTVVPVLSEMFLKEGPEKEFSFIRRFHRGYLRLLDRAVRRPGVTLGLSGAVLVASLALLPLVGTEFMPPLDEGSIAINVVRLPNASLDGSVKVATFIEERLRAFPEVGTVVSKTGRAEISEDPMGPEQTDVFIMLKPRKEWETGRTKAELVAAIENDLSEIPGLRYSFSQPIALRVNELISGVKSDLAIKAFGPDLEVLKEFADSAAAAMMGVAGAQDVRVEQVSGMAQLDVVVDREALARHGIRIADVNATIETAVAGTRATTLIEEQRRFAVVVRFPEPARSDIPAIERLLVPAPGGERVPLAQLADFRVVEAPAQVSRENGMRRVVAEANVRGRDLGGFVREVQQRVVPLVEGLPPGYFVEYGGQFENQQRAMRQLAVVVPVALVLIVVLLYLALGSIWSSLLVVLNLPFALVGGVIAVVAFRMPVSVSAAVAFIVLLGIAVQNGVVLVAFFRQLGERGESVADTVRKGCDLRFRPLLMTALTSFIGHLPMLYATGSGADIQKPLAVVVMGGLVTSTLLTLIVLPTIYAVLATRFAPATAAVER
- a CDS encoding sulfite exporter TauE/SafE family protein, with product MHFPISGVEVSPFVPPLVAFAISSFTSAGGVSGAILLLPFQVSVLGFTSPAVSATNQLFNIVAIPSGVARYVREGRMVWPLTWVVVAGTLPGVLIGALIRVRWLPDPAAFKVFAGAVLLYIGARFARDLIHGGSRHASAQAAEQRFQQTVRRNREQPEADGEQAPGAVAVSRFSLTKITYQFHGEVFDIATPGIFALAFVIGIVGGIYGIGGGAIIAPFLVAFFGLPVYTVAGAALAGTFITSVAGVSFYQAMAPLYPGLTVAPDWPLGLLFGLGGAAGMYCGARLQKHLPARVIKWILVAVILSVAASYLTGIARLL
- a CDS encoding prenyltransferase; the encoded protein is MTPTHPPVAAGDRERAIRAIKILLFSASVVPSVVGGAIAHAAGSFAWTPFLLAAAGLLIGQAGGDYLYYYLTHFHTDARDAHTKIFAGWRPLFTGTLFAPEKTVWAGAACLLIDLAVAIYFFELRGAAILWFALAGGLIAVFFTPLMLRGLKEPVIFVTFGPLCVTGVVFALTGTISEGAIVASVPVGLFVTVVAYLKSARFDVVDSGGEQVVLKLSRTVILALLALGYASLAAGVALGRLPAWSLTGLLSLPLAWSVASIVRQSSSRVSEYLWATVRSIVILVIVGAGLAVGFMVS
- a CDS encoding prenyltransferase, with the translated sequence MKEALIVWFKAARAPFLVVSLIPAVLGGLIAWYRGNFDGLLFGVVTLGVVMAHSAADFIDDYFDFRKGNLGNKEKQFHDSPLIDGRVTPGQVMLAAVLCLAVAAAAGVYAVLAAGMPVLWLTAAGGFIVFFYTSPPFKLNYRGLGETALFLGFGPLIVLGVYLVLRPVFLWEPVLLGSVLGIFTMNIGLVSNTFDHDDDVRSGKRTLALRLGQANAVRFLAAGSVAAHGLLVAAVAGGLATPWALLALLAAPLAVQTVRKTALFADTANYTAAMTSAIALSSVSGVLMCIGYGLAIALP